The following is a genomic window from Bacillus sp. FJAT-52991.
CACCGATCAAGATTACAGCTGCAATCCACCTGACTTCTTTCACTCTTAACAAGGAAAACGTTCCGCTTTGTGTTTTAGAAGGCGTACGTTTAGGTTCTTTTAATAAAAACAACGTCACAAGAAAAATAAACACATTGCACACAATCGTCACAAGAAACGGCAATTGATAACCACCGAGATTAAACAACCAGCCGCCAACAGGCGCACCAAGCAGCGTTCCTGCGGACACACCAGTTAACGCAAACCCCATAACGGGTCCTCTGCTTTTCCCTGGAAATAAATCGGCAAGCAAGGCAAAGCCCGCTGTCCATGATGCCCCTGCAGCCACGCCTTGTATAAAGCGAGCAATAATTAACATCCACATATGATCTGAGACAATAAATAATAACGTGGAAATAATAAGTGTGAAAATTCCTAGAAGCATGGGGATTTTTCGACCGATCTTATCCGATAATCGTCCCAAAAAAGGAGTGGCAATTAATAATCCTACAGCATATGTACTAAATAACACGCCCATCATCGTTGCTGTTGGTTGATACGTTTCATCAATATAAGGTGTAATCGGCACAAGTAAACTATACATGATCATATCTGTAAACAGCACAGCAATCACAAGGAAAAGCCCTGTCTTTTGCAGGTTTGTCCATTCTTTTTTCATTTGAATTTCTCTCCTATTTGTCTAGCTATTCATGAAAAAAACTTCCTGTACATAAGGAAGTTTTTTCAAATTAAATCAAGCAAGAAAAAGTAAATAAATGACGCCAATGGCGAAAAATCCTCCGCCCAGCACAAGTAGCACTTTTGCTAAAGTTTCCATCGCTTCACTACTCCCTTATCATAATAAAGCTGCGCCGATGACATAGGATAGACCGATAGAGATGACCATAGAGATAAATCCAACTGCCCGATTGTCTTTTTCAATCTCCTCATCAATTTTAAAGTGAGGCGTCAAAAATTCAAATATAAAGTAGCCTATGAGTAGAAGAAAGAAACCACATACACCCCATCCTACCATCGCAAGCAAAGAATCATTATGCAAAATGGAATGGCGAAAAACATTTGCAATCCCGAATATTTTCCCACCCGTGGCCATCGCAACAGCCATATTCCCTTTTTTTATTTCTTCCCAATTACGATACTTTGTCACAAGCTCAAACACAGCTAAAAATAAAATCACACAGACAATAACGACACTGATATATCCGGCAAGCTGAACGAAATTATTTTCCCAGAATCGGTTCATCCTCGCAATGTCCCTCCATTATGCATTACTTGAGCTCAACAACTGTTACACCGCTGCCTCCCTCTCCAGCTTCACCGAAACGGCTTCGTTTGACAGACCGATGATTTTTCAAAAATTCTTGTACACCTTTTCTTAAAGCACCGGTCCCTTTGCCATGAATAATGGACACACGAGAATAACCAGCAAGTAAGGCATCATCAATATACTTCTCCACTTTCAACAGAGCATCTTCATAACGCTCACCTCGAAGGTCAAGCTCGAGACTGACGTGAAAATCTCTGCCACGAAGAGTCGCTATCGGTTTCGGCTCGGCTTTTTTCTCTGACTTGATCCACTCTAAATCCGATTCCTCCACCTTCATTTTCATGATCCCCATTTGGACATGCCATTCCTTGTCCCCACTTTTTTCAATGAGGTGACCTTTTTGGCCAAAGCTTAACACCTTTACTTCATCCCCTGGGTTAAAGATGCGTTGCGTAGAAGTGGCTTTTTTCTTTTTCGGCTTCGCGGCTTCTGGAATCGCTTCCTCCAGGCGGCGCTTCGCTTCGATCAATTCATGCTCTTTAATGCCCGCTCGCTGTTCTAGTTGCAGCTTACGTAAATCTTTAATCACTTCTTCTGCTTCCGCTTTTGCTTGTTCTACAATAGCGGCCGCTTTTTCACGAGCTTTTTCCGCCAATTCTTCTTCATGAGCATAAAAATTTTGCATTTGCTTTTGCATATCTTGATGAAGCTTTTCTGCCATCTTTAAATAGTCGTGTGCTTCCTTCTCTTCTTCCTCCGCCTTTTTCCGACTTTGTTCAAGCGAGGCAATCATTTGATCGACTTCGTTCGTATCTGCTCCAATTAAGCTCCGAGCTTGATCAATAATATCGAGATTTAATCCAAGACGTTTGGAGATTTCAAAGGCATTACTTCGGCCTGGTACTCCAATTAATAATCGATACGTTGGGCTCAATGTTTCTACATTAAATTCCACACTCGCATTGATGACCCCTGCACGATTATAGCCATAAGCCTTTAACTCTGGATAATGGGTCGTCGCAATGACTCGAGCACCGCGATGATGGACTTTATCTAAGATGGAAATCGCAAGGGCCGCTCCTTCTTGAGGATCCGTTCCTGCCCCTAATTCATCAAAGAGAACTAAGCTTTCATGATCCACTTCTTGTAAAATATCGACGATGTTCACCATATGGGAAGAGAATGTACTTAAGCTTTGTTCAATCGACTGCTCATCGCCAATATCAGCAAACACGGACTGAAAGACAGCCGTTTCTGAACCATCAAGTGCCGGAATAGGCAGTCCTGCTTGCGCCATTAACGTTGTCAGTCCGACCGTTTTTAATGTCACCGTTTTCCCACCTGTGTTTGGTCCGGTAATCACAATCGTGTTAAAATCTTTTCCAAGCTCGATATCACTCGGCACCGCTTCCTCGATCGGCAAGAGTGGATGTCTCGCTTTATGCAAGCGAATGTAACCATTAGGATTCACATTCGGCTTCGAGCCTTTAATCGTCTTGCCATATTTTGCTTTCGTAAACATAAAGTCTAACTCACCGAGCAAGCCTGTTAAATGGTATAACTCTGATCCATGCAGTTCCACTTCCGCTGTTAGCTCGGTAAAAATCCGTTCAATTTCTAACGCTTCCTTTAGTTTCAATTCACGAACTTGATTGTTCATTTCCACCACAGATTCCGGTTCAACAAATAACGTTTGACCGGAAGAAGACTGATCATGAACGATCCCACCGTAATGACCACGGTATTCCTGCTTCACCGGAAGAACATAGCGATCGTTCCGAATCGTAATAATCGCATCCGAAAGCATCGTTTGTGCATTTTTTCCTCGAATCAGACTTTCAAGCTTGCTGCGAATGCGGCTTTCATTCGCTCGCAATTGCTGACGAATATGTCTTAAGGCGTCACTGGCTGAATCTAATACTCCTCCATGCTCATCGACCGCATGCTTAATTCGATGCTCAAGCGGAGTTAAGACAGGAATCATTTCCTCCTTTTCGGCAAGAATAGGTAATTGTTCTCCCTCTTCGATCAATCCAGTAATGAAATTTTTCATCATTCGACCAGCATAGATCGTGCTTGCAATTTGGACAAATTCCATTCCGTTGAGCATTCCACCAATTTGCGAGCGTTTCACATGTGGGCGAACATTATAAATGCCGCCAAGAGGAGCATGCCCTTTCATCCGCAGAACTTGAGCCGCTTCATCTGTTTCTTCCTGCAGACGAACTACTTCTTCATAAACAAGTGCCGGCATTAAAGACTCTGCTTGCTCTCTCCCTAGCGAAGACGCCGCGTGTTCAGCCAATTGTTGCTTAATTTTGTCAAACTCAAGGGTCGCTAATACTTTTTTATTCACGGAAAAAATTTCCTCCCATTATCTATTTAAAAAAGCTAAGAAATCTGCTTTACTGTACGTGTTGATGACCGTTTCTGGACGAAGCCATCCTTTTCGTCCAGCTTTCACACCAATATCCATAAAATCGAGATGCTCGATCGCATGAGCATCCGTATTGATCATCACCTTTACCCCGGCATCCTGTGCTTGACGAAGATGCTCAGCACATAAATCCAGTCGATGAGGATTCGCATTTAATTCAAGAGCTGTGTTCGTTTCCTTCGCCAGTTGAATCAGCATCTCCATATCCACATCATAGCCATCTCGGCGACCGATAATTCTGCCTGTTGGGTGAGCAATCAAATCAACATGTGGATTGCTTAACGCCGTTTTTAAACGTTCCATAATCACCTCTCGCGGCTGGGAAAAACTAGAATGAATCGAAGCAATCACAAAATCGAGCTCGCTTAATAACTCGTCATTATAATCTAATGTCCCATCTGGCAAAATATCCATTTCAATACCTGATAAAATTTCAATATCATCATATTTCTCGTTCAAACGTCGAATTTCTTCGTTTTGCTTTAATAGCCGTTCAATCGATAACCCATTAGCTACTTTTAAATAACGAGAATGATCTGTGATCGCCATATATTCATATCCTTTGGCCCGGCATGCCTCAATCATTTCTTCAATCGAATTGGCCCCATCTGACCATGTCGTATGCATATGAAGGTCGCCTTTCATCTGCTTCTCACTCAGCAAGCTTCCTTCTTCTGTGAATTGTTCAACCTCTGTGCCATCCTCTCTAATTTCAGGCGGAATCCATGGCAAACCAAAGTGATGGTAAAAATCCTCCTCAGAATGAAACGTTTTTGTTTCACCTGTTTCGTTATTTTCTACCCCATACTCACTTATTTTCTCTCCGCGATCTTTCGCTAGTTGACGCATGCGAACGTTATGGTCTTTCGAGCCAGTGAAATGATGAAGAGTAGAGGCAAATTCTGCTTCCGTCACGATTCGAAAATCAACAGAAACGTCCCATTCCCCATCGAGAACAACTGATACTTTTGTATCTCCACCAGCAATAATTTCTTTAATACTTGATAACTCCAACAGTTGCTCTTTCACTGTAGCGGCTTCTTTTGTAGCGATGATAAAATCTAAATCCTTGATCGTTTCCCGTAGACGACGCAAACTACCTGCTCGAGAAAGCTTGGCAATTTCTCTAATGGACGCTAGCTCTGCTTCAATCGACTCAGCTACGGTTAACATATAGGAAATCGGCAGTCGTTCTGGTCGCTGTCCTACTTTAGCAATCGAAGCCAAAATCTTCTCTTCTGTTTTTGCCCCAAAACCAGCGAGACCTCTGACAAGATTGCTTTCACACGCCGCTTTTAATTCATCAACATTGGTAATTTGAAGTTCCTTATATAGCTTGGCAATTTTCTTCCCACCAAGTCCCGGAAGTTGCAGCAACGGAATCAGGCCCGCTGGCACCTCTTCTTGAAGCTCCTCTAAAACGGTCGATTGACCGGTTTCTCGATATTCTTCAATCACCGCAGCGGTCCCTTTCCCAATCCCCGCAAGCTTCGTTACATCATCAATTTCGGTTAAACTTCTTTCATCATTTTCTAAGGCAGCGGCCGCCTTGCGAAACGCTGATATTTTAAAAGGATTATCGCCTTTTAGTTCCATGTATATCGCGATTTTCTCTAATAAACGAATAATGTCTTTCTTATTGATCATAATTTGTCACCATGCTTTCCAAATGACTATCTTCCTTATATACTAGCAGAAAAGCTAGATAAAATAAAAACTTCTCTACTAAAAAGAGAAGTTGTTCACATAACCCATTAGATCAAATGTTCTTAACGCTTCCGATAAATATGGCGTATCATAAAGGATATAGTTGGAAATCGTTGATTGAGCAATCATATCTTGTACTCCATTCCCTGCAAAAAGGGCACCAATATAAAGCAAAACGAACAAAACGAGGTAAACTTCTGCAAACCCAAGAAGTCCTCCGCCAATTTTATTCACTTCCTTTATAATAGGAATTTGTGCGATGATATTGATGAAAGAAGCAAAGAGCGATAACGCAACTTTCACAACGAAAAACACCAAGATAAAAGCGATCGTCCCATAATAAAACGATTCAAAATGAGTTGGGATATATTGAAACACGGGCGTATCCTCAATCGGCGGCATCGGAATCCATTGTAGCTTTGGTGCCACTTGTTCGCGCATCAAAATCGCCACAATGGCCGCAACAATCGAACTGACCATATGGAATATTTGCAAAATAAAGCCGCGTTTTAATCCTATCGCAATCCCTGCTAATAAAAATATAAATAAAATGATATCGATCATAGAAGTCAACCCTTTAATTTTTTTAGTTCTTCTTTCAACTGTTCCACTTCTTCTTGAAGCTTTAAATACTCATGGATGGTATTTACAGCCGTTAGTACAGCAATTTTATTTAAATCTAGCATTGGATTCTTTACGCTAATCTCACGCATTTTCTCGTCTACCATATTGGCCACTTCACGAATATGGCTTTTCGATTCTGTACCGACAATAGTATAATGATGTCCATGTATTTCTACTGTAATCCGAGTTTTTTCTTTATCTTGCAATTTGAGTGGCCTCCATTCTAAAGAATCCTAACTGTTATCATACCACGAGTATTATTACGTGAAAAGTCGAAAGCATAAAGGAGCGTTCCAATTGAATCATACTGTATTAAAAGTAACTGACCGTACTCTTGAAGAGATGAAGAAGCATTACGCAGGGAGTGCTACTGGAAAATTACCTACGGGAGCTGTATTCTCTGCGAAAACGACCAATTGTTCCATCACAGGCTACCGCTCTGGCAAAGTATTATTTCAAGGAACGGGAGCTGGTACTGAAGCCGCCCGCTGGAGTGGTGAAACAACCGCCGCTCCAAGCAAAAAAAAGAAAACAGCAGCGAACACACTACCAGCTGGCTTTCACTCGCTGTCAGTGATTGGCAGCGATGAAGTGGGAACGGGCGATTACTTCGGCCCCATTACTGTTGTTGCGGCATTTGTGAAAAAAGAGCAAATTGCCCCTCTCCAAGCGATCGGTGTCCAAGACTCCAAAAACTTAACCGATTCGCAAATTATCAATCTAGCGAAGCAAATCGTCAAAACCGTTCCTTATAGTTTGCTCATTTTAAAAAATGAAAAATACAATGAACTGCAAATGCAAGGGATGTCACAAGGGAAAATTAAAGCATTGCTTCATAATCAAGCACTCATCAAGCTACACGAAAAAGTCTCACCTGACCGACCAGAAGCTGTGCTGATTGACCAATTTGCTGAAAAAACAACGTATTACCGTTACTTAAAAGAACAAAAACGAATTTTCCAAAAAAACGTCTATTTCAGCACAAAAGGAGAAAGTGTTCATCTCGCTGTAGCCGCCGCTTCGATCATTGCTCGCTACGCGTTTGTCAAAGAAATGGACAAACTGAGTAAAGAAGCCGGTTTTACTATTCCAAAAGGAGCAGGCAGTCAAGTCGATGTCGCTGCCGCCCGCCTCATTCAAGAAAAAGGCGAGGAGGCCCTCCTTCACTTCACCAAACGGCATTTCGCCAATACTGAAAAAGCGAAGCGACTGAGCAAGCGAATCTAAATATGACGGGAGCTGAATTCTTTTAGTCTCCTATGCTTATCTTTGATCAGCACTAACACGAAAAAGCACTTCCACCAATACAACGGGGAAGTGCTTTTTTCGGTTAGCTTCGTAATTCTGCACCAGCTTTTTCTTTTAATGCCTCGAGAACACCGTTGTGGACTTTGACCACTTCTTCGTCCGTGAGTGTTTTCGCTGGATCTGAGTATGTTAATGTGAAAGCAACAGATTTCTTACCTGGTTCCATATGCTCCCCTTCATATAGGTCAAATACGCGAACCCCTTTCAACAACTCGCCGCCCGCTTCTTGAATCACCGCTTGTAGTGATCCGGCTTCTATTTGGCGATCAACAACAAGTGCGATATCACGAGTAATCGATGGGAAGCGTGGAATTGGCTCGTAAGCAACCGCCTCTTTTTTCGCTCCAGACAGCAAGCTCAATTTCAATTCAAAGACATATGTTTCTTTAATATCGAGATCTTTCGCTTGCTGAGGATGCACTTGACCGACAAATCCGATAAACTGCCCATCTAATTCAATAGCAGCTGTACGTCCTGGGTGCATACCAGCCATTTCTGCTTTTTTATAGGCGATGCGTTTTTCTAAGCCAAGTCGAGCAAATAGACCTTCTAGTACTCCTTTAGCTACGAAGAAGTCGACAGCTTTCTTTTCTCCTTGCCATGCATGTTCTTCCCATAGTCCCGTGATGGCACCAGCTACATGTTCTTCTTCAGAAGGCAATTCACCCTCTGCTTCTTTTAAGAAAACAGAACCGGCTTCATAAAGAGCCAATGAGTCGATTTGACGTGCATTGTTATAAGCAAGCACTTCAAGCAATTGAGGAACAAGACTTAAGCGTAAGAATGCACGCTCTTCACTCATCGGCATCGCTAAAGCAACCGGCTCACGAGTTTCTAATGCATATTGTGTCGCTTTTTTCTCGCTTGTTAAAGAATAAGTGATCGCTTGATTTAAGCCTGCCCCTTCTAAATAACGGCGAACGACGCGGCGTGTTAATTGATAATCCGTTAATCTGCCTGGTTTGGACTCGCCTGTTGGCAGCGTTGTTGGCAAATGATCGTAACCATACATACGCGCCACTTCTTCCACTAAATCTTCAGGGATCGTGATGTCGCCGCGGCGAGTAGGAACTGTCACGATGAATTCACCGTTGTCCGTTTTCACTTCAAACTGCAAACGACGGAAAATATCTTCCACCTCGGATACTTGTAACTCTGTACCAAGGACACGATTCAATTTTTCCATTGTGATCGAAACGACTTTCGGCTCTGCCGCCATTTCTCCTGCTACGACGCGGCCAGAAAGTACTTCTCCACCAGCTAGTTCCACCATTAATTGAGCCGCACGGTCAGCGGCTGCTTGCACACGATTCGGATCGACACCTTTTTCAAAACGAGCACTCGCTTCTGAACGGAGGCCATGATCTTTAGACGCTTGGCGAACACGCTGGCCGTCAAAATACGCAGATTCGATCAGAACCATCGTTGTATCTGCTTGCACTTCAGAATTGGCTCCACCCATCACACCAGCAATCGCTACTGGCTCTTGGCCGTTTGTGATCACTAAATGCTCAGCTGATAGTGTACGCTCAGCATCATCAAGTGTGACGATTTTTTCGCCTTCATTCGCACGGCGAACGACGATTTCTTTTGAGCCTAGACGATCATAATCAAAGGCATGAAGTGGTTGGCCGTATTCTAATAAAATATAGTTCGTAATATCAACCACATTATTGTGCGGACGAATACCGGCAGCCATTAGTCGTGTTTGCAACCAAAGTGGAGATGGAGCGATTTTAACATTTTTAACGACGCGTGCGATATACATTGGGTTATCTTCCTTCGCATCAATACGAATTTGGATATGATCCTCTGCCTTTTCACTCACTTCGCTCACTTCAGTCGTAGGAAGCTTAACGTTTGTGCTAAGAATCGCCGCTACTTCATAAGCCACCCCTAACATGCTTAAGCAATCTGAGCGGTTTGGCGTTAACCCAAGCTCTAACACTTCATCATCTAAATTTAGTTGTTGAAGGGCATCTTCACCTGGTGTCACATCAGTCGGGAAGACGAAAATTCCTTCTGCAAATTCTTTCGCCACTAGCTTGCTTTCGATGCCCAGCTCTTGCAACGAGCAAATCATCCCATGCGATGCTTCACCGCGTAGCTTCGCTT
Proteins encoded in this region:
- a CDS encoding MFS transporter, with protein sequence MKKEWTNLQKTGLFLVIAVLFTDMIMYSLLVPITPYIDETYQPTATMMGVLFSTYAVGLLIATPFLGRLSDKIGRKIPMLLGIFTLIISTLLFIVSDHMWMLIIARFIQGVAAGASWTAGFALLADLFPGKSRGPVMGFALTGVSAGTLLGAPVGGWLFNLGGYQLPFLVTIVCNVFIFLVTLFLLKEPKRTPSKTQSGTFSLLRVKEVRWIAAVILIGEGIVTMLEPVLPVYAANYLSMDAQAIGLFFGVMTISYGAFSPISGSLSSKYDPYKIMIIGLFFMALALPFLVISTSVWVLVFAGIALGGATGFALSPTLSALGKVVDDNGGDGDEYGTAYALFNMLFASAMIIGPMLGGALTDVMAVPNAVYISSLLMIIAAGMLIRLMKRQKNHMRSE
- a CDS encoding DUF350 domain-containing protein; translated protein: MNRFWENNFVQLAGYISVVIVCVILFLAVFELVTKYRNWEEIKKGNMAVAMATGGKIFGIANVFRHSILHNDSLLAMVGWGVCGFFLLLIGYFIFEFLTPHFKIDEEIEKDNRAVGFISMVISIGLSYVIGAALL
- a CDS encoding endonuclease MutS2; this encodes MNKKVLATLEFDKIKQQLAEHAASSLGREQAESLMPALVYEEVVRLQEETDEAAQVLRMKGHAPLGGIYNVRPHVKRSQIGGMLNGMEFVQIASTIYAGRMMKNFITGLIEEGEQLPILAEKEEMIPVLTPLEHRIKHAVDEHGGVLDSASDALRHIRQQLRANESRIRSKLESLIRGKNAQTMLSDAIITIRNDRYVLPVKQEYRGHYGGIVHDQSSSGQTLFVEPESVVEMNNQVRELKLKEALEIERIFTELTAEVELHGSELYHLTGLLGELDFMFTKAKYGKTIKGSKPNVNPNGYIRLHKARHPLLPIEEAVPSDIELGKDFNTIVITGPNTGGKTVTLKTVGLTTLMAQAGLPIPALDGSETAVFQSVFADIGDEQSIEQSLSTFSSHMVNIVDILQEVDHESLVLFDELGAGTDPQEGAALAISILDKVHHRGARVIATTHYPELKAYGYNRAGVINASVEFNVETLSPTYRLLIGVPGRSNAFEISKRLGLNLDIIDQARSLIGADTNEVDQMIASLEQSRKKAEEEEKEAHDYLKMAEKLHQDMQKQMQNFYAHEEELAEKAREKAAAIVEQAKAEAEEVIKDLRKLQLEQRAGIKEHELIEAKRRLEEAIPEAAKPKKKKATSTQRIFNPGDEVKVLSFGQKGHLIEKSGDKEWHVQMGIMKMKVEESDLEWIKSEKKAEPKPIATLRGRDFHVSLELDLRGERYEDALLKVEKYIDDALLAGYSRVSIIHGKGTGALRKGVQEFLKNHRSVKRSRFGEAGEGGSGVTVVELK
- the polX gene encoding DNA polymerase/3'-5' exonuclease PolX, which gives rise to MINKKDIIRLLEKIAIYMELKGDNPFKISAFRKAAAALENDERSLTEIDDVTKLAGIGKGTAAVIEEYRETGQSTVLEELQEEVPAGLIPLLQLPGLGGKKIAKLYKELQITNVDELKAACESNLVRGLAGFGAKTEEKILASIAKVGQRPERLPISYMLTVAESIEAELASIREIAKLSRAGSLRRLRETIKDLDFIIATKEAATVKEQLLELSSIKEIIAGGDTKVSVVLDGEWDVSVDFRIVTEAEFASTLHHFTGSKDHNVRMRQLAKDRGEKISEYGVENNETGETKTFHSEEDFYHHFGLPWIPPEIREDGTEVEQFTEEGSLLSEKQMKGDLHMHTTWSDGANSIEEMIEACRAKGYEYMAITDHSRYLKVANGLSIERLLKQNEEIRRLNEKYDDIEILSGIEMDILPDGTLDYNDELLSELDFVIASIHSSFSQPREVIMERLKTALSNPHVDLIAHPTGRIIGRRDGYDVDMEMLIQLAKETNTALELNANPHRLDLCAEHLRQAQDAGVKVMINTDAHAIEHLDFMDIGVKAGRKGWLRPETVINTYSKADFLAFLNR
- a CDS encoding CvpA family protein; amino-acid sequence: MIDIILFIFLLAGIAIGLKRGFILQIFHMVSSIVAAIVAILMREQVAPKLQWIPMPPIEDTPVFQYIPTHFESFYYGTIAFILVFFVVKVALSLFASFINIIAQIPIIKEVNKIGGGLLGFAEVYLVLFVLLYIGALFAGNGVQDMIAQSTISNYILYDTPYLSEALRTFDLMGYVNNFSF
- the zapA gene encoding cell division protein ZapA; protein product: MQDKEKTRITVEIHGHHYTIVGTESKSHIREVANMVDEKMREISVKNPMLDLNKIAVLTAVNTIHEYLKLQEEVEQLKEELKKLKG
- the rnhC gene encoding ribonuclease HIII, which produces MNHTVLKVTDRTLEEMKKHYAGSATGKLPTGAVFSAKTTNCSITGYRSGKVLFQGTGAGTEAARWSGETTAAPSKKKKTAANTLPAGFHSLSVIGSDEVGTGDYFGPITVVAAFVKKEQIAPLQAIGVQDSKNLTDSQIINLAKQIVKTVPYSLLILKNEKYNELQMQGMSQGKIKALLHNQALIKLHEKVSPDRPEAVLIDQFAEKTTYYRYLKEQKRIFQKNVYFSTKGESVHLAVAAASIIARYAFVKEMDKLSKEAGFTIPKGAGSQVDVAAARLIQEKGEEALLHFTKRHFANTEKAKRLSKRI
- the pheT gene encoding phenylalanine--tRNA ligase subunit beta gives rise to the protein MFVSYKWLSEYVDLGGMPAKELAEKITRSGIEVESVEHLGEGIKNVVVGHVLEREQHPNADKLNKCLVDVGEEEPVQIICGAPNVDKGQKVVVAKVGAVLPGNFKIKKAKLRGEASHGMICSLQELGIESKLVAKEFAEGIFVFPTDVTPGEDALQQLNLDDEVLELGLTPNRSDCLSMLGVAYEVAAILSTNVKLPTTEVSEVSEKAEDHIQIRIDAKEDNPMYIARVVKNVKIAPSPLWLQTRLMAAGIRPHNNVVDITNYILLEYGQPLHAFDYDRLGSKEIVVRRANEGEKIVTLDDAERTLSAEHLVITNGQEPVAIAGVMGGANSEVQADTTMVLIESAYFDGQRVRQASKDHGLRSEASARFEKGVDPNRVQAAADRAAQLMVELAGGEVLSGRVVAGEMAAEPKVVSITMEKLNRVLGTELQVSEVEDIFRRLQFEVKTDNGEFIVTVPTRRGDITIPEDLVEEVARMYGYDHLPTTLPTGESKPGRLTDYQLTRRVVRRYLEGAGLNQAITYSLTSEKKATQYALETREPVALAMPMSEERAFLRLSLVPQLLEVLAYNNARQIDSLALYEAGSVFLKEAEGELPSEEEHVAGAITGLWEEHAWQGEKKAVDFFVAKGVLEGLFARLGLEKRIAYKKAEMAGMHPGRTAAIELDGQFIGFVGQVHPQQAKDLDIKETYVFELKLSLLSGAKKEAVAYEPIPRFPSITRDIALVVDRQIEAGSLQAVIQEAGGELLKGVRVFDLYEGEHMEPGKKSVAFTLTYSDPAKTLTDEEVVKVHNGVLEALKEKAGAELRS